The Lysinibacillus pakistanensis genome includes a window with the following:
- a CDS encoding YitT family protein, with protein sequence MRNIIIITLSSILVAFAYNFLLIPHEILSGGLSGIAIMLGIVTPLNTGVLNLLLNLPLLIIGVMKLGKRFIGYTILSVAVLSISLYIIPIYKATQEPILASLFGGVIVGIGTGMIFRASGSSGGFDIIAMLLSRKRDFPLGALISGMNGIVVAISGFVFSWDAALLTLVSIYATGKIVDTIHTSHIKLTLMIITGEGEEVKQQLLSKLHRGVTIMDAKGAYSGEGRKVLITVITRYQLAEVKNMIKETDAKAFVNILQTTEVIGVFDRGSK encoded by the coding sequence ATGCGTAATATTATCATCATTACACTTTCATCGATTTTAGTGGCCTTTGCTTATAATTTTTTGTTAATTCCCCATGAAATATTAAGTGGTGGATTGAGTGGAATAGCTATTATGCTTGGTATTGTAACACCCTTAAATACAGGGGTCTTAAATTTACTATTGAATTTACCGCTTCTTATTATAGGCGTTATGAAGCTTGGGAAGCGGTTTATTGGATATACGATACTATCAGTGGCTGTCTTGTCAATTAGCCTGTATATTATTCCTATTTATAAGGCTACTCAAGAACCCATCCTTGCCTCCTTATTTGGTGGTGTTATTGTCGGAATCGGCACGGGTATGATTTTTCGTGCGTCTGGCTCCTCTGGTGGCTTTGACATTATAGCCATGCTGTTAAGCCGAAAACGCGATTTCCCATTAGGTGCATTAATTTCTGGAATGAATGGAATAGTAGTAGCTATCTCAGGCTTCGTTTTTAGCTGGGATGCTGCCTTACTCACTCTTGTATCGATTTATGCTACGGGCAAGATTGTCGATACGATTCATACTAGCCATATAAAATTGACGCTGATGATTATTACAGGTGAGGGTGAGGAAGTAAAGCAGCAACTTTTATCAAAGCTTCATCGTGGTGTAACGATAATGGATGCGAAGGGTGCTTACTCTGGGGAAGGGCGTAAGGTTTTAATTACAGTAATTACACGTTATCAGCTTGCCGAAGTTAAAAATATGATTAAGGAAACAGATGCAAAGGCATTTGTTAATATTTTACAAACGACAGAGGTAATTGGTGTTTTTGATAGGGGCTCAAAGTAA
- a CDS encoding M48 family metallopeptidase — MAKKMGIVALLLFGVYLLCMYWYIFHSGGGTVPRAFQGTVADPVMFMSEKELFLSGEYSKIRNFLFFVATPLEWLVYAFILLTGISRYFEKVATAQTKWKLLRNAGYLFLLSLLLYLVLFPLDYYRYYLSKSYGISTQAFSSWMRDGIIDFWVNFGTSLIVVSVIYWLIKKSEKKWWLYTWLLTIPFTIFVMFIQPVVIDPLYNDFYPLKNKELEAKILSIADQAHIPAEHVYEVNMAEKTNALNAYVTGIGSNSRIVLWDTTLNRLTDNEILFIMAHEMGHYVEKHIYFGIAGYLVLTLGGLWLTSRCMRWVIRRYGQVLKIKKMGDIASYPLFLLITSILLFASNPLTNYVSRYQETRADQYAISLTGDRESAVTAFQKLTISGLSEVNPQLLVKWFRYTHPPMLDRIDRVAEKEGQKKEAPVKEEQKKEQQKQ, encoded by the coding sequence ATAGCGAAAAAAATGGGAATTGTCGCGCTACTATTATTCGGTGTTTATTTGCTGTGTATGTATTGGTATATATTCCATAGCGGTGGTGGTACAGTACCAAGAGCATTCCAGGGAACCGTTGCAGATCCAGTTATGTTTATGTCTGAAAAAGAGCTGTTTCTAAGTGGTGAATATTCAAAAATAAGAAACTTCCTTTTCTTTGTTGCAACTCCATTGGAATGGTTAGTGTACGCTTTCATTTTGCTAACAGGCATTTCACGTTATTTCGAAAAAGTGGCGACAGCACAAACGAAGTGGAAGTTATTACGGAACGCAGGCTATTTATTCTTATTATCATTGCTACTGTATCTTGTGCTATTCCCTCTAGACTATTATCGTTACTATTTAAGCAAAAGCTACGGTATAAGCACACAAGCATTCTCGTCATGGATGCGAGATGGCATTATTGATTTTTGGGTTAATTTCGGCACGAGCCTCATCGTAGTATCAGTCATATATTGGCTTATTAAAAAGAGTGAAAAAAAATGGTGGCTATATACTTGGCTTTTAACGATTCCATTTACAATATTTGTGATGTTTATCCAGCCAGTTGTCATTGATCCCTTATATAATGATTTTTATCCATTAAAAAATAAGGAACTAGAAGCGAAAATTCTCTCTATCGCTGACCAGGCTCATATTCCAGCAGAGCATGTTTATGAAGTGAATATGGCAGAGAAAACAAATGCCTTAAATGCATATGTCACAGGCATAGGAAGTAATTCAAGGATTGTTTTATGGGATACAACCTTAAATCGTCTCACAGACAATGAAATATTATTTATCATGGCACATGAAATGGGACATTACGTTGAAAAACATATTTATTTTGGTATAGCTGGGTACCTAGTGTTAACTTTAGGAGGATTGTGGTTAACCTCCAGATGTATGCGATGGGTGATTAGAAGATATGGACAGGTATTAAAAATAAAAAAAATGGGTGATATAGCCTCTTATCCGTTATTTTTACTTATTACCTCCATATTGCTGTTTGCTTCTAACCCTTTGACAAATTATGTGTCAAGGTATCAGGAAACAAGAGCCGATCAATACGCTATTTCACTTACGGGTGATCGAGAGTCTGCCGTTACTGCATTCCAAAAGCTAACGATATCTGGTTTAAGTGAGGTAAATCCACAGCTTCTTGTAAAATGGTTTCGCTATACACACCCACCAATGCTGGATCGAATTGATAGGGTAGCGGAAAAAGAGGGGCAAAAAAAGGAGGCTCCTGTTAAAGAGGAGCAGAAAAAAGAACAACAAAAGCAATAA